In Oncorhynchus tshawytscha isolate Ot180627B linkage group LG06, Otsh_v2.0, whole genome shotgun sequence, the following are encoded in one genomic region:
- the LOC112253069 gene encoding ubiquitin thioesterase Zranb1 — MTELGTKWACEYCTFENWPSAIKCTMCRAQRPSGGAIITEEPFRSSPSLDTSRQWEPPSLSNSPPKGGSSLLICPDSSARPRVRIADTPETPSSKWSCHICTYLNWPRAIRCTQCLCQRHRQDHHHHGLAQQPCSPTESPQTSGSGCRTAPPSTPTDPCEEYNDRNRLNTRAQHWTCVACTYANWPNACKCVVCDHPRPNSLTEPIELASEPESLPPSILNEQDRDNRRGGLGGGGGGGVVGCSGGQRRSPPTSKREAEVKMDFQRIELASGAGVGSIEEQQVDFKRLKQIKNRMRRTDWLFLNACAGVVEGDLAAVEAYKSSGGDIARQLTSDEVRLLNRSSAFDDGFTLVHLAIRFQRQDMLAVLLTEVSQQAAKCIPAMVCPELTEQIRREVAASLHQRKGDFTCYFLTDLVTFTLPADIEDLPPTVQEKLFDEVLDRDVQKELEEESPIINWSIELGTRLDSRLYALWNRTAGDCLLDSVLQATWGIYDKDSVLRKTLHDSLHDCSHWFYTRWKEWESWYSQSFGLHFSLREEQWQEDWAFILSLASQPGASLEQTHIFVLAHILRRPIIVYGVKYYKSFRGETLGYTRFQGVYLPLLWEQSFCWKSPIALGYTRGHFSALVAMENDGFDNRGAGANLNTDDDVTVTFLPLVDSERKLLHIHFLSAQEMGNEEQQEKLLREWLDCCVTEGGVLVAMQKSSRRRNHPLVTQMVEKWLDGYRQIRPCASLSDGEEEEEEEEDE; from the exons ATGACCGAGCTGGGTACCAAGTGGGCCTGTGAGTACTGCACGTTTGAGAACTGGCCCTCGGCCATCAAGTGCACCATGTGCCGCGCCCAGAGGCCCAGCGGGGGCGCCATCATCACTGAGGAGCCCTTCCGGAGCAGCCCCAGCCTGGATACCAGCCGCCAGTGGGAACCCCCAAGCCTGAGTAACAGCCCGCCCAAGGGAGGCTCTAGCCTCCTAATCTGCCCGGACTCCAGCGCCCGTCCCCGTGTCCGCATTGCAGACACCCCCGAGACCCCCTCCAGCAAGTGGTCATGCCACATTTGCACCTACCTAAATTGGCCCCGTGCCATCCGCTGCACCCAGTGTCTGTGCCAGCGACATCGGCaggaccaccaccaccatggactGGCACAGCAGCCATGCAGCCCCACCGAGTCACCCCAGACCTCAGGCTCAGGATGCCGGACCGCacccccctctacccctaccGACCCCTGCGAGGAGTATAACGACCGCAACCGCCTCAACACCCGCGCCCAGCACTGGACCTGTGTCGCCTGCACTTATGCAAACTGGCCCAATGCGTGCAAATGTGTAGTGTGTGACCACCCTAGGCCCAATAGCCTGACAGAACCTATTGAACTGGCCTCTGAGCCAGAGAGCCTACCACCCTCTATACTCAATGAGCAGGACAGGGACAACAGGAGGGGGGGTTTGGGAGGGGGCGGCGGTGGAGGAGTAGTGGGGTGCAGTGGCGGCCAGAGGAGGTCCCCACCCACCTCCAAGCGGGAGGCGGAGGTTAAAATGGACTTTCAGAGGATCGAACTGGCTTCGGGAGCCGGAGTGGGGAGCATAGAGGAGCAGCAGGTGGACTTTAAAAGGCTCAAACAGATAAAGAACAGGATGAGGAGAACTGACTGGTTGTTTCTCAATGCCTGTGCAG GTGTGGTAGAGGGGGACCTGGCTGCAGTAGAGGCCTATAAGTCATCAGGAGGGGACATCGCCAGGCAGCTGACGTCCGACGAGGTGCGTCTCCTCAACCGGTCATCGGCCTTCGACGACGGCTTCACCCTGGTACACCTGGCCATCCGCTTCCAGAGGCAGGACATGCTGGCAGTGCTCCTCACTGAG GTGTCCCAGCAGGCAGCTAAGTGTATCCCAGCCATGGTGTGCCCTGAGCTGACGGAGCAGATCCGTCGGGAGGTGGCTGCCTCCCTGCACCAGCGCAAGGGAGACTTCACCTGCTACTTTCTCACTGACCTGGTCACCTTCACCCTGCCAGCAG ATATTGAGGACTTGCCCCCAACAGTTCAGGAGAAACTGTTTGACGAAGTGCTGGACCGAGATGTACAGAAAG agctggAGGAGGAGTCTCCCATCATCAACTGGTCTATAGAGCTAGGCACGCGGTTGGACAGCAGGCTGTATGCCCTGTGGAACCGTACGGCCGGGGACTGCCTGTTAGACTCAGTACTGCAGGCCACTTGGGGCATCTATGACAAGGACTCTGTCCTCCGCAAGACCCTTCACGACAGCCTGCATGACTGCTCCCACTG GTTCTATACACGCTGGAAGGAGTGGGAGTCGTGGTACTCCCAGAGCTTCGGCTTGCACTTCTCACTCAGAGAGGAACAGTGGCAGGAAGATTGGGCTTTCATTCTCTCACTGGCCAgccag cCTGGAGCCAGCCTGGAGCAGACTCATATTTTTGTTCTTGCACACATTCTTCGTAGACCAATCATCGTCTATGGAGTGAAGTATTACAAAAGTTTCCGTGGTGAAACACTTGGGTACACCCGTTTTCAAG gtgtgtaCTTGCCCCTGTTGTGGGAGCAGAGTTTCTGTTGGAAGAGTCCCATTGCGCTGGGCTACACGCGTGGCCACTTCTCTGCACTAGTGGCCATGGAGAACGACGGCTTCGACAATCGGGGCGCAGGCGCCAACCTCAACACAGACGACGACGTCACCGTCACCTTCCTACCGCTGGTGGACAGCGAGAGAAAATTGCTCCACATCCACTTCCTCTCAGCACAGGAG ATGGGTAATGAAGAGCAGCAGGAGAAGCTGCTGAGAGAGTGGTTGGACTGCTGCGTGACGGAGGGCGGAGTGCTGGTGGCCATGCAGAAGAGCTCCCGCAGGCGGAACCACCCCTTGGTCACACAGATGGTGGAGAAGTGGCTGGACGGCTACCGACAGATCCGCCCCTGCGCCTCGCTCTCCGACggcgaggaagaggaggaggaggaggaggatgagtga